A genomic region of Devosia ginsengisoli contains the following coding sequences:
- a CDS encoding amino acid ABC transporter substrate-binding protein encodes MTRFFKRLLSLAAGFACLLTLAIAPASAQTLDLVRERGFLICGATNALPGFAQQDAQGRWSGFDVDLCRGIAAAIFGDPEKIEFRALRGETRFAPLQTGRVDVLTRNGPWTERRDTLYGAAYVGTAFFDGQAFLVPQSLGAVSAFELDDVSVCVIDGGEELERIQEFFFANQASYTEVPYEDVADLAVAYQAGLCQAVSASGRQLQAIRRALPDPSAHRILPERISKELLGPVVREGDPQWFNIVRWTLYTLINAEEVGITQANVDSLLAARTPAVRRILGVEGDFGTPLGLAPSFMANVLRAVGNYGELYDRHFGPQTGAALLRGQNGLWTNGGQLYAPPVR; translated from the coding sequence TTGACCAGATTTTTCAAGCGATTGCTGTCTTTGGCGGCGGGCTTTGCCTGCCTGCTGACGCTCGCCATCGCCCCGGCAAGCGCGCAAACCTTGGACCTGGTGCGCGAGCGCGGCTTTCTCATCTGCGGCGCCACCAATGCCTTGCCCGGCTTTGCCCAGCAGGATGCGCAGGGCCGCTGGTCGGGCTTTGACGTCGATCTCTGCCGCGGCATTGCCGCTGCCATTTTCGGCGATCCGGAAAAGATCGAGTTCCGCGCTTTGCGAGGCGAAACCCGCTTCGCGCCGCTGCAGACCGGCAGGGTGGACGTGCTGACCCGCAACGGCCCCTGGACCGAGCGCCGTGATACCCTCTATGGCGCCGCCTATGTCGGCACCGCCTTCTTCGATGGACAGGCTTTCCTCGTCCCGCAATCGCTCGGCGCCGTCTCGGCTTTCGAGCTCGACGATGTCAGCGTCTGCGTCATCGATGGTGGCGAGGAACTGGAGCGTATCCAGGAATTCTTCTTCGCCAACCAGGCCAGCTATACCGAAGTGCCCTACGAAGATGTCGCCGACCTGGCCGTCGCCTACCAGGCCGGCCTCTGCCAGGCCGTATCAGCGTCCGGCCGCCAGCTCCAGGCCATCCGCCGCGCGCTGCCCGATCCTTCCGCCCATCGCATCCTGCCCGAGCGCATCTCCAAGGAACTGCTTGGCCCGGTGGTTCGCGAGGGCGATCCGCAATGGTTCAACATCGTCCGGTGGACGCTCTACACCCTGATCAATGCCGAGGAAGTTGGCATCACCCAGGCCAATGTCGATTCCCTGCTCGCCGCCCGCACCCCCGCCGTGCGCCGCATCCTCGGCGTGGAGGGTGATTTCGGCACCCCGCTCGGCCTCGCCCCGTCCTTCATGGCCAATGTGCTGCGAGCCGTCGGCAATTACGGCGAACTCTACGACCGCCATTTCGGCCCCCAGACCGGCGCCGCCCTGCTGCGCGGCCAGAACGG